Proteins from a genomic interval of bacterium BMS3Abin14:
- the ahpF gene encoding NADH dehydrogenase, with the protein MKKDPICNMDVDERTALATECDKNIFYFCSEGCRDKFLKETTCNLPRSSYDLIIIGGGPAGLTSAVYADMLKIDAFLLAKDLGGQAIDSTKVENYMGFNFITGPELIEKFQRQLIHSHYIDHLIGETDKVENVRGGFNVTTSESKVYFARVLIISTGMTRRKLDVPGEEEFQRKGLFYGNIQDFSFVTGEDVAIIGGGNSAVQIVEKVRTIVKKIHLISDRKLSADPSLAARICRFDNLNLYEGYKVVDFKGGNALSGLTIRKIAGKETLNLPVGGVFIAIGLQPNSQLVSDIVELNENGEVIIAPDCSTSCPGLFAAGDVTDAFGKRIIIASGEGAKAAMAARQHLLSLRKTGH; encoded by the coding sequence GTGAAAAAGGATCCCATATGCAATATGGATGTCGACGAAAGAACCGCCCTTGCAACGGAATGTGACAAAAACATTTTTTATTTCTGCTCTGAAGGCTGCAGGGATAAGTTTCTCAAAGAAACGACCTGTAATCTTCCACGTTCCTCGTATGACCTCATAATCATCGGAGGCGGTCCAGCCGGGCTTACGTCGGCTGTCTACGCGGATATGCTGAAAATTGATGCCTTCCTGCTGGCCAAGGACCTTGGCGGTCAGGCAATAGACAGCACGAAAGTAGAGAACTACATGGGTTTCAACTTCATTACGGGACCTGAACTGATTGAAAAATTTCAACGCCAGTTGATCCATTCACATTACATAGATCACCTGATCGGCGAAACGGATAAGGTCGAAAATGTCCGGGGTGGTTTCAATGTTACTACATCGGAGTCCAAGGTCTATTTTGCGAGAGTCCTGATCATTTCAACCGGTATGACGAGGAGGAAACTGGATGTACCCGGCGAGGAAGAGTTCCAGAGAAAAGGGCTCTTTTACGGCAACATCCAGGATTTTTCATTTGTGACCGGGGAGGATGTCGCTATCATCGGAGGGGGGAATTCGGCCGTGCAAATTGTTGAGAAAGTGCGGACCATCGTCAAAAAGATACATCTTATCTCCGACCGCAAACTAAGCGCCGATCCGTCGCTTGCCGCTCGTATATGCAGGTTCGACAACCTCAACCTCTACGAAGGCTACAAGGTGGTTGATTTCAAAGGCGGGAATGCATTGTCTGGTTTGACGATCAGAAAAATAGCCGGGAAGGAGACGCTAAACCTGCCGGTCGGCGGCGTATTCATTGCCATCGGCCTGCAGCCTAACTCCCAGCTGGTTTCGGATATTGTCGAACTCAATGAAAACGGGGAGGTCATCATTGCTCCCGACTGCTCAACGTCCTGTCCCGGGCTCTTTGCGGCCGGGGATGTCACCGACGCTTTCGGAAAGAGGATAATCATTGCTTCCGGGGAGGGCGCGAAGGCGGCCATGGCTGCGAGGCAGCATCTTCTTAGCCTCAGGAAAACAGGACATTGA
- a CDS encoding dihydropyrimidine dehydrogenase subunit A translates to MNTVKIIGAGPAGLVAAIVLRRYGIPVTIFEKSPDVGHRLNGDFQGLENWSADVDITETLKDMGIEINFLCEPYFGGVIHSRGMEPVSIKSEKPIFYLVKRGSMSGTLDTGLKEQAQALGTEILFEHNTDHLAGPAIVGTGPKGADVIAVGITFDTSMEDTAIVVLDDDIASKGYAYLLVNDGYGTMATVLYRNYRRGEEFFENMISFFNTTMEMDIGNERKFGGFGNFFLRDTQVRNDKLYVGESGGFQDCLWGFGMRYSVMSGYLAARSIMEKSSYDVLWKNELGPMLEASLINRFLYERFGHAGYRFMARRLANNDPNRILKRHYNHLPVKHLLYPLARRNYVNRVKDESCNHTNCTCVWCRCEHPTRTA, encoded by the coding sequence ATGAACACGGTGAAAATAATCGGCGCCGGTCCGGCGGGGCTCGTTGCCGCCATCGTTCTTCGTCGTTACGGCATTCCGGTGACGATTTTTGAGAAGTCCCCTGATGTCGGCCACCGGCTGAACGGTGATTTTCAGGGGCTCGAAAACTGGAGTGCGGATGTCGATATCACCGAAACGCTGAAGGATATGGGTATCGAGATAAACTTCCTCTGCGAGCCCTATTTTGGAGGAGTCATCCATTCCCGCGGGATGGAGCCTGTTTCCATAAAGTCTGAAAAGCCCATTTTTTACCTCGTTAAGAGGGGGTCCATGTCCGGTACTCTCGACACAGGTCTGAAGGAACAGGCCCAGGCGCTGGGCACGGAGATACTGTTCGAACACAATACGGATCACCTTGCGGGGCCGGCCATAGTGGGAACCGGCCCGAAGGGGGCCGATGTGATCGCCGTGGGCATCACCTTTGACACATCCATGGAAGACACGGCGATCGTGGTTCTTGATGATGATATTGCTTCCAAAGGTTATGCTTACCTTCTTGTGAATGATGGCTATGGGACCATGGCCACAGTCCTTTACCGCAATTATCGCAGGGGCGAAGAGTTCTTCGAGAATATGATCAGCTTTTTCAATACAACGATGGAAATGGATATCGGAAACGAGAGGAAATTCGGTGGCTTCGGCAATTTCTTCCTGCGGGATACACAGGTCCGAAACGACAAGCTCTACGTCGGGGAATCGGGTGGGTTTCAGGATTGCCTGTGGGGTTTCGGGATGAGGTATTCGGTCATGTCAGGCTACCTCGCCGCCAGGAGCATCATGGAAAAATCCAGCTACGATGTTCTGTGGAAAAATGAGCTTGGGCCCATGCTGGAAGCCTCTCTCATAAACAGGTTTCTGTATGAAAGGTTCGGCCATGCCGGGTACAGGTTCATGGCGAGAAGGCTCGCAAATAACGATCCCAACAGGATACTGAAGCGCCATTACAACCATCTCCCGGTCAAACATCTGCTTTATCCGTTGGCCAGGAGAAATTACGTCAACAGGGTCAAGGACGAGAGCTGCAACCATACGAACTGCACGTGTGTCTGGTGCAGATGCGAACATCCCACCAGAACAGCATGA
- the copA gene encoding copper-exporting P-type ATPase A: MKSENADVKKVVDPVCGMEVDVSTALSGEKDKKTWYFCSPGCRDKFLTQDSGAGSPESGVHPSTSSGHVSPEEENGDLEHGTRDMELETDKSAAACEIPMPGDQAEPMTKSVSMGIIGMHCASCAINTEKAIKKLDGVHSAGVNIASESASVQYDPAKISVADIEKAVTDAGYTPHLREAPGLSVTIGITGMHCASCAATIEKALSKLDGVSEASVNFAAESVMVQFNPDTVSHQDLGKAIVDAGYTPHIREERTGGHLNLKVVGMDNPHCLGTVQGALNSLKGINSKELFINERARIDFDPSVVSREEILQTIRDAGYTPLEETEGTLDREKEAREREIKTIKFKFIFSAILGIPLLILTMGPLVGIPVPHIPDRWEAILQFLLATPILLVNYQFYTRGILAVIKTKMATMDTLVALGTGAAWLYSTTVMIAIWSGKSGYSTENFYFEVAGLLIVFILLGKWLEAIAKGKTSEAIKSLMGLQAKTALVVRDGREMEIPVEEVRTGDEVLVKPGQKIPVDGVIVEGYSAVDESMLTGESMPVEKSTGDEVIGATINRTGSFRFRATKVGKDTALAQIVKLVEKAQGSKAPIQALADLISAWFVPVVVGLALLAFAVWMLAGQSFIFALTVFIAVLIIACPCALGLATPTAVMVGTGLGAKNGVLIKSAEALQMAHKINTVVFDKTGTLTKGEPELTDVVIFGEWGSDQVLELAASVEKNSEHPLGEAIVDGALARDLELTPPEDFHSITGKGVEGTVSDRKVAIGNRTYFTEMGLDLKGPDEAMVELENQGKTAMIVGVDGKIAGILAVADTLKEHSLAAVKALQKMGKEVIMITGDNRRTGDAIAAQVGIKRVLSEVLPQDKAAEVKKLQDDGRKVAMVGDGVNDAPALIQADIGIAIGSGTDVAIESGDIVLIKDDIRDVVMAIDLSSFAMRKIKQNLFWAFGYNALGLPIAAGVLYPFTGFLLSPIIAGAAMAFSSVSVVSNSLLMRRYKRKI; the protein is encoded by the coding sequence ATGAAGTCGGAAAATGCGGATGTTAAAAAGGTTGTCGATCCCGTATGTGGCATGGAAGTGGATGTGAGTACAGCGCTTTCGGGGGAAAAGGACAAGAAAACCTGGTACTTTTGCAGCCCTGGATGCAGGGATAAATTCCTGACTCAAGATTCCGGAGCCGGAAGTCCAGAGTCAGGAGTCCACCCTTCGACAAGCTCAGGGCATGTGAGTCCGGAGGAAGAGAACGGTGACCTGGAACATGGAACCCGGGACATGGAACTCGAGACAGACAAGTCAGCCGCGGCCTGTGAAATTCCCATGCCAGGAGATCAGGCCGAGCCGATGACCAAGTCTGTCTCAATGGGCATAATCGGGATGCACTGCGCTTCCTGCGCTATCAATACGGAGAAAGCGATTAAAAAACTGGACGGAGTCCATAGCGCCGGTGTGAACATCGCGTCGGAATCCGCCTCGGTTCAGTATGATCCTGCGAAAATTTCCGTAGCAGATATCGAGAAGGCGGTTACCGATGCCGGTTACACCCCTCACCTGAGGGAGGCGCCCGGTCTGAGCGTCACCATCGGCATCACGGGGATGCACTGCGCGTCTTGCGCGGCGACCATAGAAAAAGCGCTGTCGAAGCTGGATGGCGTGTCGGAAGCAAGCGTTAACTTTGCGGCCGAATCTGTGATGGTCCAATTCAACCCCGACACCGTCTCTCACCAGGATCTTGGAAAGGCCATCGTGGACGCGGGGTATACACCCCACATCAGGGAGGAGCGCACCGGCGGACACCTTAACCTGAAGGTTGTGGGGATGGACAATCCCCACTGCCTGGGCACGGTCCAGGGCGCCCTGAACAGTCTGAAAGGGATCAATTCCAAGGAGCTGTTCATCAACGAGCGAGCCAGGATAGACTTTGATCCTTCCGTCGTCAGCAGGGAAGAGATCCTCCAGACGATACGGGACGCGGGATACACACCTCTGGAGGAGACAGAAGGGACCCTGGACAGGGAAAAGGAGGCGAGGGAAAGGGAGATAAAGACCATCAAGTTCAAGTTCATCTTCTCTGCTATTCTGGGCATACCACTACTTATTCTCACCATGGGACCCCTGGTGGGCATCCCGGTGCCCCACATTCCCGACAGATGGGAAGCCATCCTGCAGTTCCTCCTGGCGACCCCCATCCTTCTGGTCAACTACCAGTTCTACACTCGTGGAATCCTCGCGGTCATAAAGACGAAAATGGCCACCATGGACACCCTGGTAGCTCTTGGCACAGGCGCCGCGTGGCTCTACAGCACAACGGTTATGATAGCCATCTGGTCAGGGAAAAGCGGCTACAGCACGGAAAACTTTTATTTTGAGGTTGCCGGACTCCTCATCGTTTTTATACTATTAGGAAAATGGCTTGAGGCCATCGCCAAGGGGAAGACCTCCGAGGCTATAAAATCACTGATGGGGCTACAGGCCAAAACGGCCCTGGTTGTGAGAGACGGCCGGGAGATGGAGATACCTGTTGAGGAGGTGCGGACGGGAGACGAGGTTCTGGTGAAGCCGGGTCAGAAGATTCCTGTGGACGGAGTCATTGTAGAAGGGTATTCGGCGGTGGATGAGTCAATGCTCACCGGTGAGAGCATGCCGGTGGAAAAATCCACTGGCGACGAGGTTATCGGGGCCACCATCAACAGGACCGGATCATTCAGGTTCAGGGCCACCAAGGTTGGCAAGGATACGGCCCTGGCGCAGATCGTCAAGCTTGTAGAGAAAGCCCAGGGTTCCAAGGCCCCTATCCAGGCCCTGGCCGATCTGATCTCGGCCTGGTTCGTGCCGGTGGTGGTCGGGCTTGCCCTGCTGGCCTTCGCTGTCTGGATGCTGGCCGGCCAAAGCTTTATTTTCGCCCTGACCGTATTCATTGCGGTCCTCATCATCGCCTGCCCGTGTGCCCTGGGGTTGGCAACGCCCACCGCCGTCATGGTGGGCACCGGGTTGGGAGCGAAGAACGGGGTTCTGATCAAGAGCGCCGAGGCGCTTCAGATGGCGCATAAGATAAATACGGTCGTGTTCGACAAGACCGGAACCCTCACAAAAGGCGAACCCGAGTTGACAGACGTTGTAATCTTCGGGGAGTGGGGATCCGACCAGGTGCTGGAACTGGCCGCTTCCGTGGAGAAAAATTCCGAACACCCCCTGGGCGAGGCCATCGTGGATGGCGCCCTGGCAAGGGACCTGGAGTTGACGCCGCCCGAAGACTTTCATTCCATCACCGGGAAGGGCGTGGAGGGCACTGTAAGCGACCGGAAAGTGGCCATCGGGAACCGTACTTACTTTACTGAAATGGGTCTGGACCTGAAAGGCCCTGACGAGGCGATGGTCGAGCTTGAGAACCAGGGCAAAACGGCGATGATCGTCGGAGTGGACGGTAAGATTGCCGGGATTCTGGCCGTGGCCGACACGTTGAAAGAACACTCTTTGGCTGCCGTAAAGGCGCTTCAAAAGATGGGCAAGGAAGTGATCATGATCACAGGCGACAACAGGCGGACAGGGGATGCCATCGCCGCTCAGGTAGGTATAAAAAGGGTGCTCAGCGAGGTGCTTCCCCAGGATAAGGCCGCGGAGGTGAAAAAACTTCAGGACGATGGCCGCAAGGTCGCCATGGTCGGGGACGGCGTCAACGACGCTCCCGCCTTGATCCAGGCCGACATCGGGATCGCCATCGGCAGTGGAACGGATGTGGCAATAGAGTCCGGAGACATCGTCCTCATTAAAGACGACATCCGTGATGTGGTAATGGCTATAGACCTGTCCAGTTTCGCCATGCGCAAGATAAAACAGAATCTATTCTGGGCCTTCGGTTACAACGCCCTGGGTCTCCCGATAGCGGCAGGTGTGCTCTATCCGTTCACTGGATTCCTCCTCAGCCCCATCATCGCCGGGGCGGCCATGGCGTTCAGCTCCGTGTCCGTTGTTTCGAACTCATTGCTGATGCGCAGATACAAGCGCAAAATATGA
- the csoR gene encoding copper-sensing transcriptional repressor CsoR, with product MHEAQLVRLNRIEGQIRGISKMIREGRYCVDILTQIRSASNALARVQENIFKGHLESCVRDSLTGDDPLDRGAKVDEVLELLSKFR from the coding sequence ATGCATGAAGCACAGCTCGTTCGACTCAACAGGATAGAGGGCCAGATCAGGGGTATTAGCAAGATGATCCGGGAGGGTCGCTATTGTGTCGATATCCTGACCCAGATCAGATCAGCGTCAAACGCCCTGGCAAGGGTCCAGGAGAACATCTTCAAAGGGCATCTTGAAAGTTGCGTGAGGGATTCTCTCACCGGAGACGATCCCCTGGACAGGGGGGCCAAGGTCGATGAAGTGCTTGAACTCCTTTCAAAGTTCCGGTGA
- the nadE_1 gene encoding NH(3)-dependent NAD(+) synthetase — protein sequence MKTATVPNAKLAHLREILRKLDSVVVAYSGGVDSTFLMWVAADELGNGALAVTARSETYPKHEAEEALSMARGFGFRHRVVQTSELAIPGFRYNPPERCYYCKSELFATLRMIADEEGIRYVADGSTVSDITDYRPGRKAAEEKDVLSPLIQADLNKEEVRTLSKELGVPTWNKPAFACLASRFPYHEEITEEKLSRVALAEEYLRSLGIRQYRVRHHGPLARIEVEHKDIEILLKREDLIGRFRKLGFTYVTVDLEGYRPGSMNDTLTVQSTNGRHHPSVPVNDEPVNER from the coding sequence ATGAAAACAGCAACAGTGCCCAATGCCAAACTGGCCCACCTGCGGGAGATCCTCAGGAAACTGGATTCAGTCGTCGTCGCCTATTCCGGAGGGGTCGACAGCACCTTCCTCATGTGGGTCGCCGCTGATGAGCTGGGGAACGGGGCCTTGGCGGTCACAGCCCGGTCGGAAACCTATCCGAAACACGAAGCTGAAGAAGCGTTATCCATGGCCAGGGGGTTCGGCTTTCGCCACCGGGTCGTTCAGACCTCCGAACTGGCTATCCCTGGCTTTCGCTACAATCCGCCGGAACGATGCTATTATTGCAAATCTGAGCTGTTTGCCACCCTGCGCATGATCGCCGACGAGGAAGGCATCAGATACGTTGCGGACGGGTCTACAGTTAGCGATATTACTGACTACCGTCCCGGCCGAAAGGCCGCGGAGGAGAAGGACGTGCTTTCACCTCTCATCCAGGCCGACCTGAATAAAGAAGAGGTTCGAACCCTGTCGAAGGAACTCGGAGTTCCCACCTGGAACAAACCAGCCTTCGCCTGTCTCGCCAGCCGATTCCCCTACCATGAGGAGATAACCGAGGAGAAGCTGTCCCGTGTGGCCCTGGCAGAGGAGTACCTTCGATCTCTCGGTATCCGCCAATACCGTGTCCGTCACCACGGCCCCCTTGCCCGCATCGAAGTGGAACATAAGGACATCGAGATCCTTCTGAAACGGGAGGACCTCATTGGGCGTTTTCGCAAGCTCGGGTTTACTTACGTCACGGTAGATCTTGAGGGCTATCGACCGGGAAGCATGAACGACACGTTGACTGTTCAATCAACGAACGGGCGTCATCATCCCTCTGTTCCTGTCAATGATGAACCTGTTAATGAAAGATAA
- a CDS encoding soxR reducing system protein RseC, with product MLEETGIVVSVSPGRAKVALVRSEACGNCAAKSMCHSTSEHLREIEVANPMGAKRGEKVVITLSPEALLKATLLAYLFPSTLMVAGAAVGWFLKGTDLWSLFGALAGLTVSSMYIYMRGRRKKTTQGPAISKILHRGVITQDQYGQGTLGI from the coding sequence ATGCTGGAAGAAACGGGGATAGTGGTGTCGGTTTCCCCGGGCCGTGCGAAGGTAGCCCTGGTCCGGTCGGAGGCATGCGGGAACTGCGCAGCCAAAAGCATGTGCCATTCCACCTCGGAGCACCTCAGGGAGATCGAGGTTGCAAACCCGATGGGAGCCAAGCGAGGAGAAAAAGTGGTCATCACGCTCTCGCCTGAGGCTCTGCTCAAAGCAACCCTCCTGGCATACCTGTTCCCGTCGACACTTATGGTCGCCGGAGCGGCAGTGGGGTGGTTTCTCAAAGGTACTGACCTTTGGTCGCTTTTTGGAGCTCTGGCAGGCTTGACAGTTTCGTCCATGTACATTTACATGCGCGGTCGAAGAAAAAAAACTACGCAGGGGCCGGCAATTTCTAAAATCCTCCATCGAGGAGTTATTACGCAAGATCAATATGGACAAGGAACGTTGGGAATCTGA
- a CDS encoding vitamin K epoxide reductase family protein: protein MIAEHEHAKGHGSHDMNHGDDHESMIKMTLDMRRQWLWTNFTIVGFGFWLITSPFTFGYAKPAMIWGDVASGALLVLFALAAVSPRFDFWGRWSIALVGIWLQFAPLVFWTTSPAAFVNDTLIGTLVIGLSILVPSMPGMAHHMEMAKSGPEIPPGWSYNPSTWHQRAPMIIIAFAGWLISRYLAAFQLGFIPTIWEPFFGHGTVNVLTSNVSRKFPVSDAGLGAAAYTLEMLMAWMGGKTRWRSMPWMVTGFFILVVPLGVTSIVLVILQPVVVGSWCTLCLMTALLMLLMIPFTVDELVAMGQFLKQSVRDGNSMWRAFWIGGTLNVENVDERTPLYGAPVKEYFPSMSWGVTLPWTLLLSVAFGLWLMLSPVILGTMGRAAADNNIFGALIVTVAVIAMAEVFRAGRFLNVLFSAWIIASPWLLAGAGAGTRVNNAIVGVLLILLCIPRGTIKEQYGTWDRLIV, encoded by the coding sequence ATGATCGCTGAACACGAACATGCTAAAGGACACGGCAGCCATGATATGAATCATGGGGACGACCACGAGAGCATGATAAAAATGACGCTGGACATGCGTCGCCAGTGGTTGTGGACCAACTTCACCATCGTGGGTTTCGGATTCTGGCTTATTACCAGCCCGTTTACCTTCGGCTATGCGAAGCCTGCGATGATCTGGGGTGATGTAGCCAGTGGCGCGTTGCTCGTGTTGTTTGCGCTTGCGGCAGTATCGCCCCGGTTTGATTTCTGGGGGCGCTGGAGCATCGCCCTGGTGGGGATATGGCTTCAGTTCGCACCCCTCGTGTTCTGGACCACAAGCCCGGCCGCGTTTGTGAATGACACCTTGATCGGCACGCTTGTCATTGGGTTGTCAATTCTCGTGCCCTCAATGCCCGGTATGGCGCATCATATGGAGATGGCCAAATCAGGCCCGGAAATTCCGCCGGGCTGGAGCTACAATCCATCAACCTGGCATCAGCGTGCGCCGATGATCATCATCGCGTTTGCCGGCTGGTTGATCTCCCGTTATCTCGCGGCATTCCAGCTTGGTTTTATCCCCACGATCTGGGAACCGTTTTTTGGACATGGCACTGTGAACGTGTTGACTTCAAACGTGTCGCGGAAGTTTCCTGTCTCCGATGCCGGACTTGGCGCGGCGGCCTATACCCTGGAGATGCTCATGGCCTGGATGGGCGGCAAGACACGCTGGCGCTCCATGCCGTGGATGGTGACCGGTTTTTTCATCCTCGTCGTGCCGCTCGGCGTCACGAGCATCGTGCTGGTGATCCTGCAGCCGGTTGTTGTGGGCTCCTGGTGTACATTATGTCTGATGACCGCTTTGCTCATGCTCCTGATGATACCGTTCACCGTGGATGAGCTGGTCGCGATGGGACAGTTCCTTAAGCAGAGCGTGCGTGACGGAAATTCTATGTGGCGGGCATTCTGGATCGGGGGAACGCTGAACGTGGAGAATGTGGACGAAAGAACGCCATTGTACGGAGCCCCCGTTAAAGAGTACTTTCCCTCCATGTCCTGGGGGGTCACGCTGCCATGGACACTGCTGCTCAGCGTTGCCTTCGGCCTGTGGCTCATGCTTTCGCCCGTGATACTTGGCACGATGGGCAGGGCGGCGGCCGACAACAATATCTTTGGCGCGCTCATTGTAACCGTCGCCGTGATTGCCATGGCCGAAGTTTTCAGGGCCGGCCGTTTTCTCAACGTTTTATTCAGCGCGTGGATAATCGCTTCGCCCTGGCTGCTTGCAGGGGCCGGCGCCGGCACAAGAGTGAACAATGCAATCGTTGGCGTTCTGCTGATCTTGCTGTGCATTCCTCGCGGTACTATCAAGGAACAATATGGGACGTGGGACCGGCTGATCGTCTGA
- a CDS encoding NAD dependent epimerase/dehydratase family protein, which translates to MKPSRGIVLVTGSNGSIGDAVMRRFTGKFEHVIGFDRQALDPPPPDCVYIPVEMTSDKSVLDGLRIVREHHGEHIVSVIHLAAYYDFLGKPSPKYEDITVRGTERLLRGLKEVGLKVEQFVFSSTMLVHKPSEPGLFITEDWPFGPTWAYPESKVQTEHLLLAEHGDIPVVLLRISGVYDDLCNSIPLAHQIQRIYEQQIAGHLYSGEVAHGQAFMHKDDLVDAIESIVERRSQLPPELPLLLGEPETLSYDELQHTIARLLHGHSWETQEVPAPLAKAGAWLENQIPGQKPFIKPWMIDRANDHYALDITRARTLLDWEPKRSLRETLPKIIAALKKDPLGWYRQNKLDPPSGLQ; encoded by the coding sequence ATGAAACCATCCAGGGGCATTGTCCTTGTTACAGGTTCCAACGGTTCAATCGGCGATGCCGTTATGCGTCGGTTTACCGGTAAATTCGAACATGTCATCGGTTTCGACCGCCAGGCTCTCGATCCTCCTCCTCCGGATTGCGTGTACATTCCAGTCGAGATGACGTCAGATAAAAGCGTGCTGGATGGCCTCCGCATCGTCCGTGAACACCACGGGGAGCATATTGTATCGGTGATCCATCTTGCGGCATACTATGATTTTCTGGGTAAGCCAAGCCCAAAGTATGAAGATATCACGGTGAGGGGCACCGAACGCCTTCTGCGCGGACTCAAAGAGGTGGGGCTCAAGGTTGAGCAATTCGTGTTTTCCAGCACCATGCTGGTTCACAAACCCTCGGAACCGGGTTTGTTCATAACAGAAGACTGGCCCTTTGGGCCGACCTGGGCCTACCCGGAGTCCAAAGTGCAGACCGAGCATCTCCTCCTGGCGGAACATGGCGACATTCCCGTTGTATTACTCCGTATCTCCGGTGTTTATGATGATCTCTGTAATTCAATACCGCTGGCGCATCAGATCCAGCGCATCTATGAACAGCAGATCGCCGGCCATCTGTACTCCGGGGAGGTCGCGCACGGTCAGGCTTTCATGCACAAGGATGATCTGGTGGATGCCATTGAGAGTATTGTTGAAAGACGGTCCCAGTTGCCGCCGGAGTTGCCGCTTCTGCTAGGCGAACCCGAGACCCTGAGCTATGACGAACTGCAGCACACCATCGCCCGGCTTCTCCATGGACATTCGTGGGAAACGCAGGAGGTTCCCGCACCGCTGGCGAAAGCCGGGGCCTGGTTGGAGAACCAGATTCCCGGTCAGAAGCCTTTCATCAAGCCATGGATGATCGATCGGGCCAATGACCATTATGCCCTCGACATCACTCGTGCGCGGACCCTGCTCGATTGGGAACCGAAGCGATCATTGCGCGAAACGTTGCCGAAGATCATTGCCGCCCTGAAGAAAGATCCGTTGGGCTGGTATCGACAGAACAAACTCGACCCCCCGTCGGGCCTTCAGTAA